The nucleotide sequence GCTTCTTGCTACATCTTTGTTCCTCATGGTTGTCCTCAGCCTCACACAACTCTCAAGTGTTGTTTGCTCGTCTTAAAGAAGACTGTTTGGTGAGCGGAAAGGATGAGTAAAGAACAAGAGAGCAAGCTACTGAAAACGCAGGTAAATCTGTCATCTCCTTGGCCTGCTTCCTCTGTTCTCAGCATCAGACAATGGTGTTTTCTTGGTTGAATCATAACCCAAATTTGAAGCTCTTCACGGAGATCTCTTGTTTCCTACTTCATTTGCAGGCATGTGTTCTGAAAGTGAACATATGTTGTGATGGATGCCAGAAGAAGGTGAAGAAACTGCTGCAAAAGATCGAAGGTATggtatttctcctctttctgaCAGTTAACTATTCTGCCTGTGATTTGCCTTTCGTCCATTAGAATGCTAGCTTCCGATCTAACCATTTGTTCCTGAGAAGTAAGTTCATTTGATTGGGTGGTGATTCAGGGGTCTACAATACCACCATAGATGCAGAGGAGAGGAAGGTGACCGTCACAGGGAATGTTGATCCTGCCGTCCTGATTACAAAGCTTAGAAAGGCTGGCAAACATGCTCGGCTGTGGTCTGCAAAGGCTGGAAACCATCACACCCTCACCGACCAGCTTGAGCTTGCCAAAGCACAGCAGCAGAAGGAATACTGGAAGACACAGAAGAAGTGCCAGCAGCCACAGCAGCAGGCAAAAGGGTTCAAGGATCTGAAGTTTCCGAATCTGAAGGGCCTGAAGTTGCCCTTCAGCAAGGGCAACAGAACAGTCAAGTTCGACCTTCCTCCCAAGGAAGACGTTGATGATGGAAGCGAGTATAGTGATCATGACTACGATGAATTTGAGGACGATGACGGCTTGGACGCCATGGATGGCTTTGAAGAGGACGTCCGTGGGAAGGTTCTGGGGAAAGATACGAAAGGCGccgctggtggtggtggtgggggagGAGGTAAGGGAGGAGTACAGGCGCGAAACAAGGCTATGGGTGGTAGCAACGTCAATGGTGGGGGGAGCCACAGCCAGGGCGGCGGTGGTAAAAATGTCCATGGAGCCCGTGACAGCAAGCATGAAGGAAAACACAACAAGGGTGGCAATGGCAATCCACCCCAAGGTGGCAAgaagggtggtggtggtgggagcaATGATGGCGTGGGG is from Musa acuminata AAA Group cultivar baxijiao chromosome BXJ3-8, Cavendish_Baxijiao_AAA, whole genome shotgun sequence and encodes:
- the LOC135644369 gene encoding heavy metal-associated isoprenylated plant protein 32-like; amino-acid sequence: MSKEQESKLLKTQACVLKVNICCDGCQKKVKKLLQKIEGVYNTTIDAEERKVTVTGNVDPAVLITKLRKAGKHARLWSAKAGNHHTLTDQLELAKAQQQKEYWKTQKKCQQPQQQAKGFKDLKFPNLKGLKLPFSKGNRTVKFDLPPKEDVDDGSEYSDHDYDEFEDDDGLDAMDGFEEDVRGKVLGKDTKGAAGGGGGGGGKGGVQARNKAMGGSNVNGGGSHSQGGGGKNVHGARDSKHEGKHNKGGNGNPPQGGKKGGGGGSNDGVGGDGQLNRMGQMGHIPAVRRPSAGGGMPGYFQGGNVPPEMMMAGTNPYHQQQQQRMMMMMMLMNGQDRAAFPPPVGYGYGYGRPVYALPPPATHPQAEPYTMFSDENPNGCSVM